From one Cynocephalus volans isolate mCynVol1 chromosome X, mCynVol1.pri, whole genome shotgun sequence genomic stretch:
- the TBX22 gene encoding T-box transcription factor TBX22, translating to MALSSRAHAFSVEALVGRPRKRKLQDPREEVQPELQEKEGGEEKEERRSGAAGKSQQSEKRPKTEPSATAFSGCGGDGGGGGNSRGSLEEKDVIQVELQGSELWKRFHDIGTEMIITKAGRRMFPSVRVKVKGLDPGKQYYVAIDVVPVDSKRYRYVYHSSQWMVAGNTDHSCITPRFYVHPDSPCSGETWMRQIISFDRVKLTNNEMDDKGHIILQSMHKYKPRVHVMEQHSRVDLSRIQSLPTEGVKTFSFKETEFTTVTAYQNQQITKLKIDRNPFAKGFRDPGRNRGVLDGLLETYPWRPSLTLDFKTFGADTQSGSSGSSPVTSSGGAPSPLNSLLSPPCSPPTFYLPPSSLGMPCLEAYLHNISLPFCYKICPTNFWRQQPVVLPAPEKLASSNSSQSLAPLMMEVPMLPSLGASSKIGSSEGFNGQCLQAPNSASQMLYGLQSPGNIFSPNPIDREALGCSFHPSYGFYRYNFSMPSRLVNAANNLKVNENSQISFREGTCNRAHWYPAINHCL from the exons ATGGCTCTGAGCTCTCGGGCACACGCATTCTCAGTAGAAGCTTTGGTGGGGAGACCCAGGAAAAGAAAGCTTCAAGATCCAAGAGAGGAGGTGCAGCCTGAGCTGCAGGAGAAAGAGggtggagaggaaaaggaggagagaaggagcgGCGCTGCAGGGAAGAGCCAGCAGTCGG AAAAGCGACCCAAGACAGAGCCCTCAGCAACTGCTTTCTCTGGCTGTggcggcgacggcggcggcggcggaaaCAGCCGCGGAAGTCTGGAAGAGAAAGATGTTATTCAAGTGGAACTTCAAGGATCCGAGCTGTGGAAGAGATTCCATGACATCGGGACTGAGATGATCATTACCAAGGCGGGCAG GCGGATGTTTCCCTCTGTTCGTGTCAAAGTGAAAGGGCTGGACCCAGGGAAGCAGTACTATGTGGCCATTGACGTGGTGCCAGTGGATTCCAAACGCTATAG GTACGTGTATCACAGCTCGCAGTGGATGGTAGCTGGGAATACGGACCATTCCTGTATCACTCCCAGATTCTATGTCCACCCGGACTCGCCCTGCTCGGGAGAGACCTGGATGCGGCAGATCATCAGCTTTGATCGCGTGAAACTCACCAACAACGAAATGGACGACAAGGGCCAC ATCATTCTGCAGTCCATGCATAAGTACAAGCCCCGTGTGCACGTGATGGAGCAACACAGCAGGGTTGACCTGTCCCGGATTCAGTCCCTGCCCACCGAAGGGGTTAAAACGTTCTCCTTTAAAGAAACTGAGTTCACCACAGTGACAGCTTACCAAAACCAGCAG ATTACCAAATTAAAAATTGACAGGAATCCTTTTGCTAAAGGATTTAGAGATCCCGGAAGAAACAG GGGTGTATTGGATGGGCTTTTAGAGACCTACCCCTGGAGGCCTTCTCTCACTCTGGATTTTAAAACCTTTGGTGCAGACACACAAA gtggcagcagtggctcctcTCCAGTGACATCTAGTGGAGGGGCTCCCTCTCCTTTGAACTCCTTACTTTCTCCACCTTGCTCTCCACCTACATTTTATTTGCCTCCCAGCTCCCTTGGAATGCCCTGCCTGGAGGCATACCTGCACAATATCAGCCTGCCCTTTTGCTACAAGATTTGTCCAACTAATTTTTGGCGACAGCAACCTGTTGTCTTACCTGCTCCTGAAAAGCTAGCAAGCAGCAACAGTTCTCAGTCTTTAGCCCCACTCATGATGGAGGTGCCCATGTTACCTTCCTTGGGGGCCAGTTCAAAAATTGGTTCATCTGAAGGCTTCAATGGGCAGTGTCTACAAGCACCTAATTCTGCCAGTCAAATGTTATATGGATTACAGTCACCTGGAAACATTTTTTCACCAAATCCCATTGACCGGGAAGCCCTTGGTTGCTCTTTCCATCCTTCCTATGGCTTTTACAGGTACAACTTCTCTATGCCGTCTAGACTGGTAAATGCTGCTAACAATCTCAAAGTGAATGAAAACAGTCAAATATCTTTTAGAGAAGGCACATGTAATCGTGCTCATTGGTATCCAGCAATTAACCATTGCCTTTAA